In Penaeus monodon isolate SGIC_2016 chromosome 15, NSTDA_Pmon_1, whole genome shotgun sequence, a genomic segment contains:
- the LOC119582347 gene encoding uncharacterized protein LOC119582347 — MWKGVKALIHMRNERLKSILETKHLSIPIRLTYYVDFFLENFPRLMDRWEKGRELKPTIVFIGSHIFWNPISYICTFKVHFLCTDGGLHHIAKRADRKGILYKKTLKHLMPHFTRLASSVPVYYKLIDDTQASRQTKFRYSEKTIDLINRSAVHQLQGTGVIIWDSTVPLSVQYTDACLQHHKRTPPMFKWKCDDIGHLGYIFVDQVADMLYNAVCNKYLDLDEDYCGMNTVD; from the exons ATGTGGAAAGGAGTCAAGGCCCTGATCCATATGCGGAATGAGAGGTTAAAGTCCATCCTCGAGACAAAACACCTGTCCATTCCCATCAGACTCACCTACTACGTCGACTTCTTCCTCGAAAATTTTCCACGCCTTATGGACcgctgggagaaggggagggaactCAAGCCTACCATTGTATTTATAGGTTC TCATATTTTTTGGAATCCAATTTCCTATATATGCACTTTCAAGGTACATTTTTTATGCACAGATGGCGGTCTTCATCATATAGCAAAGCGTGCAGACAGGAAAGGTATCCTGTATAAGAAAACACTTAAGCATTTGATGCCACACTTCACCCGTCTTGCTTCCAGTGTCCCGGTCTATTACAAACTCATTGATGATACGCAG GCATCCCGACAAACAAAATTCAGGTATAGTGAAAAAACCATTGACCTGATCAACAGAAGTGCCGTTCACCAACTACAGGGAACCGGTGTGATTATCTGGGACAGCACTGTTCCTTTGTCTGTCCAGTACACCGACGCCTGTCTGCAGCACCACAAGAGGACTCCCCCTATGTTCAAGTGGAAATGCGATGATATTGGCCATCTTGGGTATATTTTTGTGGATCAGGTCGCAGATATGCTGTATAATGCTGTCTGTAACAAATACTTGGACCTTGACGAGGATTACTGTG